One genomic segment of Arcobacter porcinus includes these proteins:
- a CDS encoding ABC transporter permease — protein sequence MNKKLINFIVKKYLKFDKKNPFISISAILAFVGVAIGVMVLILSMAIMNGTSKEFEKKLFTMNYPLTIYGKTSNAVDTNLLISLQKEFKDLKFSPFISTQAIIQSSDNISGGVVFGVDANLEKEINPIYKDALKNLKPNKYDLITGIGIKDKLYLFEDSKVTMYFTELNAAGFSMMPKMKRFDYISSFSSGLSAYDKAYMYTSIEALQTLLNKDKNIYDGIHIHSNDAFKDIEKIREFLGHFSDAGVVGWWQQNGNFFAAMKMEKTALFIVLMLIILVASLNIISSLLMTVMSRRKEIALLLSMGASSKEIKSIFLRVGITIGFGGIILGIILGFIGYFLLDTFDIVSLPADVYGSAKLPLDLAMSDFISIIIGAIIIVFLSSYYPAKKATNIDVIDVLRNE from the coding sequence TTGAATAAAAAACTTATAAACTTTATTGTAAAAAAATATCTTAAATTTGATAAGAAAAATCCATTTATATCAATAAGTGCTATTTTGGCATTTGTTGGTGTTGCTATTGGTGTTATGGTACTTATTTTATCAATGGCAATTATGAATGGAACATCAAAAGAGTTTGAAAAAAAACTTTTTACAATGAATTATCCACTTACTATTTATGGAAAAACTTCAAATGCTGTTGATACAAATCTATTAATATCTTTACAAAAAGAGTTTAAAGATTTAAAATTTTCACCATTTATCTCAACTCAAGCTATTATACAAAGCAGTGATAATATTAGTGGTGGAGTTGTTTTTGGAGTTGATGCAAATTTAGAAAAAGAGATTAATCCAATTTATAAAGATGCCTTAAAAAATTTAAAACCAAATAAATATGATTTAATCACAGGTATTGGAATAAAAGATAAGTTATATCTATTTGAAGATAGCAAAGTTACTATGTATTTTACAGAGTTAAATGCAGCTGGTTTTTCAATGATGCCAAAAATGAAAAGATTTGATTATATTAGCTCTTTTAGTTCAGGCTTAAGTGCTTATGACAAAGCTTATATGTACACATCAATTGAGGCTTTACAAACTTTATTAAACAAAGATAAGAATATTTATGATGGTATTCATATTCATTCAAATGATGCTTTTAAAGATATTGAAAAAATAAGAGAGTTTTTAGGGCATTTTAGTGATGCTGGAGTTGTTGGTTGGTGGCAACAAAATGGTAATTTCTTTGCTGCTATGAAGATGGAAAAAACAGCTCTTTTTATAGTTTTAATGTTAATTATTCTTGTAGCATCACTAAATATTATATCTTCACTTTTAATGACTGTTATGAGTAGAAGAAAAGAGATTGCCCTACTTTTATCAATGGGAGCTAGTTCTAAAGAGATTAAATCTATTTTCTTAAGAGTTGGAATTACTATTGGTTTTGGTGGAATTATTTTAGGTATTATTTTAGGATTTATTGGTTATTTCTTGCTTGATACTTTTGATATAGTTTCTCTTCCAGCAGATGTTTATGGAAGTGCAAAATTGCCTTTAGATTTAGCTATGAGTGATTTTATTTCAATTATTATTGGAGCTATTATAATAGTATTTCTATCTTCATATTATCCAGCAAAAAAAGCTACAAATATTGATGTAATTGATGTATTAAGAAATGAGTAG